The Actinoplanes sp. N902-109 genomic interval TTCGAGCACCATCGAGCGGACCTGGTCGGCAACGAAGGTGGCGCGGCCCCAGCCGTCCAGCGAGCCGAAGGCGTCGCGGTAGCCGGTGAGCAGGCCCTTGGCCACCAGCTGCAGCAGCACCGTGTTGTCACCCTCGAACGTGGTGAACACGTCGGTGTCGGCCTTGAGACCGGGCAGCCTGTTCTCGGCCAGGTAGCCCGCGCCGCCGCAGGCCTCGCGGCAGGCCTGGATGGTGCGGGTGGCGTGCCAGGTCTGCGCGGCCTTGAGCCCGGCCGCCCGGGACTCGAGCTCGCGCTGGCGGTGTTCAGCCACCGGGGCGACCGCGGTCTGCACCTCGTGCAGGGCGGTGACGAGTTCCTCCTGCGCGAAGGTCAGCGCGTACGTGGTCGCCAGTGCGGTCAGCAACGTGCGCTGATGGGCGAGGTAGTCGTTCAGGGCCACCTCGCGCCGTTCGCCCGGGGCGGTGAACTGTCGCCGGGTCTCGCCGTAGCGGACGGCGATGGTCAGCGCGCTCTTGGTCGCCGCGGTTGCCGAGCCGCCCACCACGACCCGGCCCCGGACCAGGGTGCCGAGCATGGTGAAGAAGCGGCGGGTGTCGTTCTCGATGGAGCTGGTGTAGGTGCCGTCGGGGGCCACCTGGCCGTACCGGTCGAGCAGCAGGTCGCGGGGCACCCGGACGTGGTCGAAGCTGAGCCGGCCGTTGTCCACGCCGAGCAGACCGGCCTTGGGACCGTCGTCGCCGATGGTGACGCCGGGCAGCGGGTTGCCGTGGCCGTCGCGGACCGGCACCAGCCAGGCGTGCACGCCGTAGCGCCGGCCGCCGGTGATGAGCTGGGCGAACACCACCGCCATGCGGCCGTCCCGGGCGGCGTTGCCGATGTAGTCCTTACGGGCGGCCTCGTGCGGGGTGTGCAGGTCGAACGTCTGCGTCTCCGGGTCGTACGTGCAGGTGGTGCGCAGCTGCTGCACGTCCGAGCCGTGGCCGGTCTCGGTCATGGCGAAGCAGCCCATCAGCTCGGTGGAGATGATGTCGCGCAGGTACGTCTCGTGCTGGCGCTGGTTGCCGAGCGCGACCACGGCGCCGCCGAACAGGCCCCACTGCACGCCGGCCTTGACCATCAGCGACAGGTCGAGCTGGGCCAGCATCTCGGCGGCCACGACCGAGCCGCCGGGGTCGGAGCCACCGCCGTACTCGGCCGGGAAGCCCGCGACCACGCCGGGGTCGGCGGGCAGCTCGGTGATCAGCCGGGAGATCCGGGCGCGGGCCTGCTCGAGGGTCTCCCCGGGCACGGCGACGAAGTGGTCACCGGCGAGCTGTTCGCGCGCCGCCCGGCGTACCCGGCCCCAGCGGCCGTCCAGCGCTTCCTGCAGAGCATGCATGGGTACAGAGCGTACCCACTTAAGGTTGCCGGTATGGGCTCAGTGAGGCGGGACACAATCGCGGCACGCCGGGCCGCGGTCGCGGCCGACGACCGCGAGCAGCGGCGCCGGCACATCGTGGAGGCGGCGGCCCGGGCGATCGAGGAGCACGGCACGGACGCCGGGCTGGCCGCCGTCGCGGATCAGGCGGGGCTGCCCCGCCCGCACGTCTACCGGCACTTCACCGGGCGCGACGAACTGGACCAGGAGGTGGCCCGGCACGCCGCCCGGCTGCTCAGCGAGTGGATCCGCCCGTCGTTGTCGGCGCGCGGCACGGCACCGCAGGTCATCGCCGGCATCGTGGGGCGGGTGCTGGACTGGGCGGTGGACCACCCCAACCTGTACCGCTTCCGGGCCCGGCTGGCGTCACCGGCGGCGGTGGGCGAGCTGGGCGACGCCGTCGCGGCGTACCTGCGGGCGGCCGGGTTCGACACGCGACCACCCGCGTACGTGCTGGCCGGCATCATCGGGCTGGTCGACGGCGGCGTCATCTGGTGGCTGGACCACCCCGGTGACCTGGGCCGGGCGGCGCTGACCGAGGGGCTGGCGGCGCAGGTGTGGCTGCTGCTGGGCGAGATGCTGCGCCGCCTCGGTCACCCGCTCGACCCCGCCACCGTGATCGCGCCGGGCTGACCGGCGGCGCTGATCAGGTTGAGCCCGGCGGTGCGGGCCAGGGTGATCCGGTCGATCTCGGTGTACGGCGTCCGGCTGCCGGGCAGGGCGTCGGCCAGGGTCCGGATCGTCATCGTGGTGCGTTGCCCGGCCGCGGCGGGCACCACGTCCACCGCGATGAAGGCGTAGGCGTCGTAGCGCACCTGCGACCAGTCCACCTCCTCGGCGACCCGGCTGCCCCGCGGGTGCCCGGCCGGCGCGAGCCCGGTGCCCGCCTTCGACCAGACGTACCCGTTGACGATGTTCTCGGTGTTGTTCTCCCGCGTGTCGGGGCCGCCGGGTGGCTGATAGTCGCGGTACCGCTGACCCTCGGGCAGTTTCTGCGCGCCCGCCGGTGTGACTCCGGGCGGCGGCGGGGCGTCAGCACCCGGTTTCGCGCGGAATGGGTAACGGGGTGCACCTCCGGACCCGACGCAGATGTACGTCACCCCGTCATCGGCCGGGCGGATGGTCGAACCGTCCGGCGCGCTCCGGGTCCGCCGCCCGTTCTTGATCGGGTCGGTGCGCTCCATCAGGTGGTTGTGCCCCTGCACCGCGAGATCGACCTGGTACCTGCTGAACAACGGGTCCAGCGCCGATCGCACACCGCCGTCGGAGGCGTGGTTGTGCGCTGTCGAATAGGCGCAGTGATGGAAGAAGGCGACGATGAAATCGACCTTGCTCGCGTAGAACGGGTCGGTGCGCCACTGCTTCAACGTCTGCTTCACCCAGGCCAGCTGGGCGCCACCGGAATAGCCGGTGTTCGTCTGGATCTCGGCTGACAGATCGTTGGCGTCGATGGAGATCACACCCACGTTGCCGTACACGAAACGGTAGACCGAGGGGCAGCCGCCGGGACCGTTCACGGGCATGTCGAGACGCTGGACCAGACCGCCGTAACCGTGCGTCGCGCTGTCGCCCAGGAAGCGCGTTTTGCCGTAGAGCGGCTCCATGTCGTGGTTGCCGGTGGCGAACATCCACGGCGTGAACGCGGCTTGCGGCTCGATCTGGTTGAGGAACACGTCCCAGACGTACGGGTTGTACCGGTTACGCCCGTGCGGAGCGAGCCCGGCCAGCGCCTTCGAGTCGTCGGCGGGCAGCCCGGAGCCGCTCGGGTTGGCGTAACAGATGTCGCCGGCGAGCAGGGTGAAAACCGGGTTCTGCGACGCCATCAGATTTGTCTGGGTCAGGGCCGGCCGGCGGTCGGTGCCCGTGCGGCCGGCGATCGGGTCGTCGTCCTCGTACAGATTGTCGAAGATCCCGGAGGGCCATTTCCCGCCCGCTTTCCGCACCACCGACGGGTCCTTGCCCCACGCATGGGCGGGATCGGTGGGCGCCGTGCTGGTGCCGACATCGGCGAACGCGGTGAAGGTGAACGGCTGCTGTGCACCGAGCTCGGCAGCGGCCGTGAAATGGGCGTCGCCGCTGACCGTGCCGTCGCTGAGCCGGATCCGGTAATAGTAGATCCCGCCGGGGCGCAGACCCTCGATCGTCGCCTTGAGATAGAACTGGCTGCCGATCGGGCCGCCCGGAATGGCGTACTGACCGACGAGGTGCTCGATGGCCGCGCCGGTGCGCGTACCGTATTGCCCGGGTGCGGCACCGACCTCGACATAGGCCCGTAGATTGCCGGGCAACCGGCCGGTCCTGCTGACCAGTTGGGCGGAGACGGCCATGCCGGGTTCGGGCACGCCGTCCTTTCCCGGTACGAACGACAAATGGCGCCCCGCCACCACGACACCCGCCGTTCCCGCAGTGCCTCCACCGGCGGCGAAAGCGGCATCGGCCAGCCGGAACTGGGCGACCGCCAGCGCGGCGGCGCCGGCCTTGAGCGCGGAGCGGCGGCTGACCCGGCGCCGATCGAGCTGCCCGGTGTTCCATTCGGTGTACTCGGCCACCGTCAGCGGCGTGTGCTTGGCATCGGTCACCTGGCCATGGTGGCGCGTGTGCGGCATTTTGTCCTGATTTCCGGCATCGGGCCGACTCAAGTGAGCCCGGTCGCGGCCGATGTACCGGATCGTGGGGCGCAAGCAGCTGGACGATCACGAGGCCGAGTACTGGGCCCGGCAGGTCCGCGTGGGCTCCTGCATCGCCGGCGTCATCACCATCGTCGGCGGGCTGCGGGTCGCTCTCGACTGGGCCGCCGCGGACCGCTGGTGGCTGATCCCCGTGCTGGCCGCGGGGCTCGTCCAGGTCTCACTGGTCGCGCTGCCGTGGAACCGTTACGTGCGCCGGCTGGGCACCCGCCGGCTGCTGGTCGGCTGGTGGGTGGCCGAGCTGCCGGTGCTCTACGCGTTCGCCCAGCGCGACTCCGACGGGCTGCTGGTCTACACCTCGGGCGTGAGCCTGGTGCTGGTGCTCGCGGCCGCGCTGTTCTCCCCGACGGTGGTGGTCGGCCTGGGGGTGCTGTCGCTCGCCGGCTTCCTGGCGCTGCTGCCGTTCGAGTCGAACCTGGAGATCATCGGCACCTTCGGGTTGCTGGCCATCCTGACCAGCATCGTCGGCGTCAACGCGATCATCGCGCACAACCGCGGCCGGCTGGACGCCCGCCGCCGCGCGGCCGAGCGCCGGCTGAGCCACCAGGCGTTCACCGACGCGCTCACCGGGCTGGCCAACCGGGCGCGGTTCCAGCAGCAGCTGGCCGACACCATCGCCGCCCGCCCCGGCCGGCCGGTCACCGTGCTGCTGGTCGACCTGGACGACTTCAAGGACATCAACGACGACCTGGGCCACAGCATCGGTGACGAACTGCTGATCACGGTGACCCAGCGGCTGCAGGAGCAGGTGCGCCCGGGTGCCGTGCTGGCCCGGCTCGGCGGCGACGAGTTCGCGCTGCTGCTGCGGGACACCGGCGCCGACGAGTGCGCCGCGCTGGCCCAGCGGCTGCTCGCCGGGATCGCCCGCCCGGTCCGGCTGGCCAGCCGTGACCTGCACCCGACGGCCAGCATCGGCATCGCCGTCGGCACCGAGCACCTGCTGCGCAACGCCGACCTGGCGATGTATGCCGCCAAGCGCAACGGCCGCAACGCTTACGCCGTGTACGACCCGGCGATGTACGCCACCGTGCTGCAGGAGGCCCAGCAGCGTACGGAGATGGAACAGGCGCTGCGGGAGCAGCAGTTCGTGCTGCACTACCAGCCCGTCGTGGACCTGACCACCGGCCGGGTGGCCGGGGTGGAGGCGCTGGTCCGCTGGCAGCACCCGGAGCACGGGCTGCTCAGCCCGGCACACTTCATCCAGCACGCCGAGAGCACCGGCCTGATCGTGCCGTTGGGCACCTGGGTGCTGCAGGAAGCCTGCCGGCAGCTGGCCCATTGGCAGCGCACCCTGCCGGCCACCGCCGGGCTGCGGATGAACGTCAACCTGTCGATCCGGCAGTTCCAGCACGCCGGGCTGGTCGACGACGTGGCCGTGGCGCTGCGCGACACCGGTATCGACCCCGCCGCCCTGACCCTGGAGATCACCGAGTCCATGCTGGTGGACGACATCGACGCGGCCCTGGACGTGCTGCGGGCGCTGCGGCGCCTCGGCGTGCGTCTGGCCATCGACGACTTCGGTACGGGCTACTCGTCGCTGAGCTATCTGCAGACGCTGCCCGTCGACACGATCAAGGTCGACCGCTCGTTCGTCGAGCACCTCGACAGCCGGGCCGACAGTGTCGCCCTCGTCGAGGCGATTGTGCACCTGGGCCGGGCGCTGGGGCTGCACACGGTTGCCGAGGGCATCGAGACCAGCGCGCAGCAGGCCGTGCTGACCCGGCTCGGCTGCGACTACGGCCAGGGCTACCTGTTCGGCAAGCCGGCCGAACCGGACGTCGTCGGCATGGTGATCAGCGACGCGGTCGCGGTGGCGGGCGCCCCGGCGCCGTCCCTCGACTGACGGGTGCATCCGCCGCGGTGCTAGCTTGTCGATCTTGACAACGACCGCTACGGAGGACGCATGGCGGACATCGACACGGCCCTGCTGCAGGCCATGACGATCGACGGCGCCATCGGTGCCGCGCTGGCCGACTATGACAGCGGGCTCACCCTCGGCGTGGCCGGCGGCGGCCCGGACCGCGACATGACGGTGGCCGCGGCCGGCAACACCGACGTCCTCCGGGCCGAGCTGCGCACGCTGGAGATGATCGGCTCGACCGACACCGTCGAGGACGTGCTGATCACCCTCGACACCGAGTACCACCTGCTGCGCCCGTTGCGCTCCACCCGCAGCGACGTCGCGTTCTTCCTCTACCTCGTGCTGGCCAAGAGCCGCGCCAACCTGGGCCTGGCCCGGGTCCAGCTGCGCCGCATCGAGGCAGACCTGCAGATCTAGCAACGCGGGGCCGCAGCATGGCGAGCACGCCCGCAGCGCCGCCTGCGCGGCCTCCGGCGTCCGGGCCGCCGGGCGCGCCGGGAGCAGCTCGACCGGGTCGGCACCAGGACAGGACGGCACTTGATCGGGCCGGTTACGGTCGGCGGCGATGGACGAGCGACGGGGAGCGCGCCGGCTGGCACTGCTGTGCCTGACGGTGTTCGCGCTGCTGCTCGCGCACCCGGCGGGCGCCCAGGCCATCGCCCACGGGGAAACCGTCGCCGACGGCGAGTACCCCTTCGCCGTCAAGCTGACCATGACCGCGATCCCGGAGACCGGCGGCGGCGTGCGCGACAGTTCCTGCTCCGGCGCGTTGATCTCACCCCGGTGGGTGCTCACGGCCGGGCACTGCTTCCGCGACGAGAACCGCCGGCGGGTTTCCCGTACGGTCGCCGCCCGCACCACCGCCACGGTCGCCCGCACCGACCTGACCAGCGACGCCGGTTCCGTTCGTACGGTGATCGGGGTGCGCCAGAGCAGCACCGCCGACATCGCCCTCGCCCAGCTCGACAAGCCGGTCACCGACGTGCCGCCGGTCCGCCTCAGCCGTAGCGCACCCGGCCGCGGTGAACGGGTGCGGCTGCTCGGCTACGGGCTGACCAGCGGCACCGCGACCCGCGAACCGGACCGTCTGCACACCGGCCAGTTCACCGTCACCTCGGTGGACGACACCACGCTGGGCCTGACCGGCACGGCCCCGCGCGCCGACACCAGCGCCTGCCCGCACGACTCGGGCGGCCCGTACTTCACCGAACGCGGCGGCACCCCGGTCGTCGTCGCCGTGGTGAGCAAGGGCCCGACCTGCCCGCACACCGGCCCCGACCTGGGCGGCCGGATCGACACCGCGGCCGGCTGGATCCAGTCGGTGATCGGCGCCGACGCCAAGCCGTCGCCCCGGGCCACGGGCAAGAAGCGCAAGCCGGCATCGAAGCCCGCGCCCTCCCGCGCCGCCGCGCCGCCTCCCGCGGAGCCCGGCCCGTCCTACCCGATGGTCGCGGCGGGCGTGGGCGCCTCCGCCACCGGCCTGGTGATCATCGCCGTGGCATTCCGCCGCCGCCCACGCCGCTCCCGCGGCGGCCACCGCCGCTGACTCAGCCGGCGGTGCGGCCCGGCAGGGTGGCGAGCGCGGCTGAGCGCTGCTCGACCAGGCCGGCGTACGTGCCGTCGCGTTCCGCCCAGCGGTGCATGAGCACGCCCCGCACCAGGATCTCGGGCGGCGTCGGGTTCTCCCGCAGCAGGTCCATCACCTCGTCGAGGAAGTCTTCCAGGTCCAGCGCGTGCGGGTTCGACGAGCCGATCCGGGTGGCGACCGCCGGCGGCACCAGTTCGGCCACCTCGACGCCGGTGCCCAGCAGTTGCGCGCGCAGGGCCTCCGAGTAGGCGTGCACAGCGGCCTTGGAGGCGCCGTAGCTGGCCATGAGCGGGAACGGCAGGAAGCCGATGCCGGAGCTCACCGGGATGATGGTGCCCGCGCCCCGGCTCAGCAGGTGCGGGGTGAACGCATCGATGGCCCGGATGGTGCCGAGCAGGTTGGTCTCGATGGTGCTGCCGGCCGTTGCGAAGTGCGCCGGGTCGCGCAGGTCCTCGGGAGCCCCGATGCCGGCCGAGATGATGATCGTGTCGAGGTCCGGGTGGTCTGCCAGCACGGTGTCGCGGGCGCGCAGCACCGAGTCCGGGTCGGTGACGTCGATCGGCACGTCGGCGTTGGTGCGGGCGCCGGTGACCACGGTGCTGCCGGCCGCCGCGAACCGCCGGGCGAGGCCCGCGCCGATGCCGCTGCTGGCGCCGATGACGAAGACGGTGCGATGGGTGATGTCCATGCTGCTCAGCCTGAGCGGGTGCGGCTCCCGGCGGAGAGACCCCGGTGATCCGGGGAGTGGCAGGGCCCCCTCTGGCGGCGGCGCGGCCGACTACCGTACGGGATGATGACCAGCGACGACGAGGCGAACCGGCTCGGGCGGTACCTGCGGGCCCGGCGCGAGCTGATCACGCCCGGGCAGGCGGGCATCCCGGCCGGGGCCAACCGGCGGGTGCGGGGGTTGCGCCGCGAGGAGGTGGCCCTGCTCGCCGGGATCAGCGCGGACTACTACCTGCGCCTCGAGCGGGGCCGGGACCGCAACCCGTCGCCGCAGGTGCTCGAGGCGCTGGCCCGGGTGCTGCGCCTGGACGACGTCGAGACGACCTACCTGCAGGGCCTGACCAGGACCAAGCCGCGGGTACGGCCGAAGCGGCGCGCCGAGCGGGTGCCGCCCCGGCTGCACCACCTGCTGGCCACGGTGGGCGTACCGGCGTTCGTGGAGGGCCGCTCGTTCGACGTGCTGGCCTCCAACGCGCTCGCCGTCGCGCTGTCGCCGCGGCTGCGCCCGGGGGAGAACAGGTTGCGCTCGCTGCTGCTCGACCCCGAGGAGCAGGCGTTCCACACCGACTGGGAAGCGGCCACCGCGGGCTTCGTCGCGGCGTTCCGCAGGGCTGTCGGCGATGACACGGACGACGCCCGGGTGATCGAGCTGGTCGGTGAGCTGTCGCTGGCCAGCGAGCGGTTCCGGCGGTTGTGGGCCCGGCACGACGTCCGGGAGCTGGCCGGCGGCTCGATCACGGTGAACCACCCGGTGGTGGGGGAGCTGCGGCTCAACCGCGACAAGCTGCCGGTCGGCGAGCTGATCCTGGTGGTGTACTACCCGGACGAGCACAGCGGGAGCGCCGAGAAGCTGCGGCTGCTGTCGGCGCTGGTGCCCGGCACCTGACGCACCCGGGGTCCGCCGCGGCGCCGCGCCGGGCGGCCAGACTTCCCGGCCGTGAGACGAGCTGCCCTGGTGGCGCTGCTGGCCGGCGTCCTGATCGTGCCGGGCGGCCGCCGTGGCCACCCACCGCCGCGGGAGGCGGCCGGCGCCGACCCCGCCGTGGCGGCCGTTGACTGCCTCCGCCAGCGGCGCGCGCTCAGCCCGTACCTGGTCGTGGTGATGCTGATCGCCCAGCGGGACCGGCCCGCGGTGCCGGGGCTGGCCGCGCAGATCCGCCGGGGTGTCGCCGGGCTGGACCGGGCCTACCATGCCGGCACCGGCGACGCCGGGCTGCTGACGGCCGCGTTCGCGCTGGCCGCCCGGGCCGAGATCGGCACCGACCCGGCCGCGGCGGAGGCGCACTATGCCGCAGCGGCCGACCTGGTCGAACGGGCCGCCCCGGGTGGCCGGGCGCTCGGGGCCACCGAGCTGGCCCGCACCGCCCGCGCGTTCGGCGATCCCCGGGCCGCGGACTGGCAGCGCCTGGCCGGCCCGGCCGACCTGCCGCGGGGCAGCCCGGTCGCGCCGCCGCACTGCGCGTTCGACCGGGCCACGGCGTTGTCACGAGACGCCGTGCACCAGCCGGTCGGCGAGCAGACCCTCGCGGCGGCCCTGCTCAGTCCACGTCGTTCGTGAGCATCTCGTACGCCGCCGGGTCGAGCTCCCGCGCACCCGCCGGAGCGGTCTGCGGCGGGGTGTCACCGTAGTGCGAGACCGTGATGGTCACCGGCGGCTCGGCTGCCTCGGTCGGGGCGTCGGACGGCACCGGGTCGGCCGACGCGGGCGCCTGCAAGGCCCCCGGGAGCGTGACGGTGATCGTGCTGAGCCGGCCCTTGTCGTCGATGGTGGCCCGGAACGGCAGCTGTTTGGCGCGCGGGCCGTAGAAGTAGAACGGGTCGTTGGTGAACAGGCCGAGCTGCGGGTCGACCTGGGTCGCGTCCAGCGTGCCGGTGATCGTGCGACCGTCGAGCTGGGCCGACACCACCGCCCCGGCCAGCCCGGCGGCACCGGTGACATCGGGGGCGGCGGCGTCCGGGGCGGCGGGCAGGTTCTCCATGCCGCTCTGGTCCTCGGCGTCGGCGGCCTGGTGCAGGCGCTTCTCGTCGGCGCGCACCCAGTGCTTGCCGTCGAGGGAGTCCATCACCTGCCGGGCCGTGCGCAGCTCCTGAGGGTCGGCCCCGGCGGCGTGCTTCTCGATGAGCTGACGCCAGGCGTCGTACGCCTCGCCGTGAATCTTGTAGCGGAGGTAGAAGGCCGATCCGGTGCGCAGCACCGAGGGGCCGTACTGCCGGCTGATCGACGAGCTGTCCGGCAGATGGACGGCACCCGCCGTGCCGTCGCTGCGGGTGAAGGTGTAATTGCCGGCCGTCAGCCCGCTCAGGGACGCGGCCAGGGCCGGGCGGCCGTCGGCGGGCTCGCCGCCGGCGCCGGTGTTGGCGCATCCGGCCGCGAGCAACGGCAGCAGCGTCAGAGCAGCGAGAGGCTTCACCGGCACACCCTACGATCTCGGGTCGAGCGACACGAACCGGTATCCGCGGGCCTTCAGCGCGGGGATCACCGTGGACAGTGCGGTGTAGGTCTGCGACCGGTCGCCCCCGCCGTCGTGGCACAGCAGGATCTGCCCGGGCCGGGCCTTGAGCAGCCGCCGGGAGATCGCGGCGACGCCGGGCCGCGACCAGTCCCGCGGGTCGTCGCTCCAGTCCAGCGGGATGAGCCGGTGCTGGGCGGCGTTGCGCAGCAACGCCGGTGACCAGTCGCCGCCGGGGGAGCGGAACAGCGTCGGTGCCTCCCCGGTGGTGTCGTGGATCTTCTCCTGTGCCCGGGTGAGCTCCTTGGCGACGGTGTGCGCGTTCTTCTTCCCCAGGTGGGTGGGGTGGCTCCAGGTGTGGTTGGCCAGCCGGTGCCCGTCGCGGACCACCGCCCGCGCCACCGTCTCGTGCCCGAGCACCTGGTTGCCGATCATGCAGAACGTCGCGGGCACATGATGCTTGGCCAGCAGCCGCAGGATCTTGGGCGTCCACACCGGATGCGGCCCGTCGTCGATGGTCAGCGCGACCGCGTCGCTGGGGAACGCGCTGCCGCCGACCGCGCGCCGGTAGTCGGCCAGCGTGAACACCGGGTGCGCCAGCGGCTTGAGCGCCGCCGGTTTCGCCGCGGGGTGCGAGGGCGGCGCGGACGGCCGGGGCGTCGCCGTGGCGACCGGCCGGCCGGGCCGTGCCGATCCCGTGGACGTCGAGCCGGCCAGGGCGAGTACGCCGGCGACGGTTCCGGCACCCAGCAGGTGCCGCCGGGACACAGTGATCATGAGACCGAAACATAGCAACACGACACAAACTCATGAGTCGCGGTAGGCGGCCACGGTGGCCGCCGCGATCATCGCGCCCGCCCACACCGCCGGTGCCACCAGCGAACCGTCCCAGGCCCCGGTGTCCGGCAACAGCGCGCCCAGCGTCGCCGACCGCCCCCGCAGCACCGGCGCGGCGACGAAGTAGACACCCAGCAGCACGCTCGCCGCCGGCCCGGTCTGCCGTACGAGACTGCCCACCGCAGCAGCCAGCAGGGTGCTCAGCGTGAGGTAGCCGGCGGCGGGCAGCAACGGCCATCCGGTCAGCGCGGCAGCGACCACGGCGACCGGGACCGTGGTGCTGATGGACGTGCGGATGCCCCGGCTCGACGGACTGGCGGCAACCCGGCGCATCTGCGCCGACCCGGCCCTGGCCGGCACCCGGGTGCTGGTGCTGAGCATGTTCGCGCTGGACGAGTACGTGTACGAGGCGCTGCACGCGGGCGCGTCCGGCTTCCTGCTCAAGGATGCCCGTCCCGAGGAACTCGCCGACGCGGTCCGGTGCACCCGCGACGGCGAGTCGCTGTTCGCGCCGGCGATCCTGACCCGGCTGGTCGCGCACTTCATCGCCGCGCCCCGGCCCGGGCGGGTGGCCCCGGTGCTGCGCCGGCTGACCGCCCGCGAGGTCGACGTGCTGACCCTGATCGGCACCGGGCTGTCCGACGACGAGATCGCGACCGCCCTGGTGATCGCGGTCAAGACGGTCAAGTCGCACATCACCCACCTGCTGGCCAAGCTGGCCGTCCGCGACCGTGCCCAGCTGGTGATCGCCGCCTACGACGCCGGCCTGGTGCGCCCGCGCGACTGACCGGTGGCGGCCCCGATCAGGCGGGCTGGGCCGGCACGCCGGGGCTGACCAGGGCGGCCACCGACACCGTGGTGCCGCCGGGGCCGGAGGTCACCGACAGCACCCGGGTGGTGCGCTCGACCAGCCACAGACCCATGCCGCCGGATTCGGTGAGCTGTGGCCGTACCGTGCGGCCGAAGAAGCGGGCGGGGTCGAAGCCGGTGCCCTCGTCGCGGACCTCGCAGGTCAGCTCGGCGCCGCAGCGCAGCGTGAGATGTGCCGTCGTGCTGCCGTGCCGCACCGCGTTCGTGGTCAGCTCGTTGATCGCCATCACCCAGTCGGTGAGCTCATCACCGGCCAGGCCGAACCCGGCCGACAACGCCCGCACCCGGCGGCGCACATCGTCGATCTGCGCCAGTGTGAACGTCACGGCCAGCAGGACGGCGGGGTCCGGATGGCCATCGGGCGGTATCGCCATTGATCATGGTCTCCGTCGTCGAGAGTGGCCCCCATCGTCTCAGACGCTGCCCGCGCCCGCTCGCCCGGGACCGTCCTGTGGTGGCCCGCACGCCTCCGGCGGTAAGCCGCCTGATTGCTGCCGTCGAGCCGGGTGCCGCCGCATTCCGGCCGCCGGTCCCGGACGTTCTGGCGATGTCCGTCAACCGGCGGGTTGATATCACCGGCGTCCATTCTGG includes:
- a CDS encoding acyl-CoA dehydrogenase, producing the protein MHALQEALDGRWGRVRRAAREQLAGDHFVAVPGETLEQARARISRLITELPADPGVVAGFPAEYGGGSDPGGSVVAAEMLAQLDLSLMVKAGVQWGLFGGAVVALGNQRQHETYLRDIISTELMGCFAMTETGHGSDVQQLRTTCTYDPETQTFDLHTPHEAARKDYIGNAARDGRMAVVFAQLITGGRRYGVHAWLVPVRDGHGNPLPGVTIGDDGPKAGLLGVDNGRLSFDHVRVPRDLLLDRYGQVAPDGTYTSSIENDTRRFFTMLGTLVRGRVVVGGSATAATKSALTIAVRYGETRRQFTAPGERREVALNDYLAHQRTLLTALATTYALTFAQEELVTALHEVQTAVAPVAEHRQRELESRAAGLKAAQTWHATRTIQACREACGGAGYLAENRLPGLKADTDVFTTFEGDNTVLLQLVAKGLLTGYRDAFGSLDGWGRATFVADQVRSMVLERTAARSLIQRLVDAVPGRDEEVALTDRGWHLKLFEDREKHLLDGAIRRLRKGAAAKKDRPFDIFNDVQDHVLETARAHIDRVVLEAFVAGIDRTPDPEAKALLTKVCDLYALSTIEAVKGWHLEHQRLTPARSKAVTAKVNDLLKQLRPHLPTLVDAFAIPDEWLNAAILREEPARQETMATHDDQPTAADATATELAVAPAQ
- a CDS encoding TetR/AcrR family transcriptional regulator, which codes for MGSVRRDTIAARRAAVAADDREQRRRHIVEAAARAIEEHGTDAGLAAVADQAGLPRPHVYRHFTGRDELDQEVARHAARLLSEWIRPSLSARGTAPQVIAGIVGRVLDWAVDHPNLYRFRARLASPAAVGELGDAVAAYLRAAGFDTRPPAYVLAGIIGLVDGGVIWWLDHPGDLGRAALTEGLAAQVWLLLGEMLRRLGHPLDPATVIAPG
- a CDS encoding metallophosphoesterase family protein, whose product is MTDAKHTPLTVAEYTEWNTGQLDRRRVSRRSALKAGAAALAVAQFRLADAAFAAGGGTAGTAGVVVAGRHLSFVPGKDGVPEPGMAVSAQLVSRTGRLPGNLRAYVEVGAAPGQYGTRTGAAIEHLVGQYAIPGGPIGSQFYLKATIEGLRPGGIYYYRIRLSDGTVSGDAHFTAAAELGAQQPFTFTAFADVGTSTAPTDPAHAWGKDPSVVRKAGGKWPSGIFDNLYEDDDPIAGRTGTDRRPALTQTNLMASQNPVFTLLAGDICYANPSGSGLPADDSKALAGLAPHGRNRYNPYVWDVFLNQIEPQAAFTPWMFATGNHDMEPLYGKTRFLGDSATHGYGGLVQRLDMPVNGPGGCPSVYRFVYGNVGVISIDANDLSAEIQTNTGYSGGAQLAWVKQTLKQWRTDPFYASKVDFIVAFFHHCAYSTAHNHASDGGVRSALDPLFSRYQVDLAVQGHNHLMERTDPIKNGRRTRSAPDGSTIRPADDGVTYICVGSGGAPRYPFRAKPGADAPPPPGVTPAGAQKLPEGQRYRDYQPPGGPDTRENNTENIVNGYVWSKAGTGLAPAGHPRGSRVAEEVDWSQVRYDAYAFIAVDVVPAAAGQRTTMTIRTLADALPGSRTPYTEIDRITLARTAGLNLISAAGQPGAITVAGSSG
- a CDS encoding bifunctional diguanylate cyclase/phosphodiesterase; translated protein: MYRIVGRKQLDDHEAEYWARQVRVGSCIAGVITIVGGLRVALDWAAADRWWLIPVLAAGLVQVSLVALPWNRYVRRLGTRRLLVGWWVAELPVLYAFAQRDSDGLLVYTSGVSLVLVLAAALFSPTVVVGLGVLSLAGFLALLPFESNLEIIGTFGLLAILTSIVGVNAIIAHNRGRLDARRRAAERRLSHQAFTDALTGLANRARFQQQLADTIAARPGRPVTVLLVDLDDFKDINDDLGHSIGDELLITVTQRLQEQVRPGAVLARLGGDEFALLLRDTGADECAALAQRLLAGIARPVRLASRDLHPTASIGIAVGTEHLLRNADLAMYAAKRNGRNAYAVYDPAMYATVLQEAQQRTEMEQALREQQFVLHYQPVVDLTTGRVAGVEALVRWQHPEHGLLSPAHFIQHAESTGLIVPLGTWVLQEACRQLAHWQRTLPATAGLRMNVNLSIRQFQHAGLVDDVAVALRDTGIDPAALTLEITESMLVDDIDAALDVLRALRRLGVRLAIDDFGTGYSSLSYLQTLPVDTIKVDRSFVEHLDSRADSVALVEAIVHLGRALGLHTVAEGIETSAQQAVLTRLGCDYGQGYLFGKPAEPDVVGMVISDAVAVAGAPAPSLD
- a CDS encoding trypsin-like serine protease, producing the protein MDERRGARRLALLCLTVFALLLAHPAGAQAIAHGETVADGEYPFAVKLTMTAIPETGGGVRDSSCSGALISPRWVLTAGHCFRDENRRRVSRTVAARTTATVARTDLTSDAGSVRTVIGVRQSSTADIALAQLDKPVTDVPPVRLSRSAPGRGERVRLLGYGLTSGTATREPDRLHTGQFTVTSVDDTTLGLTGTAPRADTSACPHDSGGPYFTERGGTPVVVAVVSKGPTCPHTGPDLGGRIDTAAGWIQSVIGADAKPSPRATGKKRKPASKPAPSRAAAPPPAEPGPSYPMVAAGVGASATGLVIIAVAFRRRPRRSRGGHRR
- a CDS encoding SDR family oxidoreductase, producing MDITHRTVFVIGASSGIGAGLARRFAAAGSTVVTGARTNADVPIDVTDPDSVLRARDTVLADHPDLDTIIISAGIGAPEDLRDPAHFATAGSTIETNLLGTIRAIDAFTPHLLSRGAGTIIPVSSGIGFLPFPLMASYGASKAAVHAYSEALRAQLLGTGVEVAELVPPAVATRIGSSNPHALDLEDFLDEVMDLLRENPTPPEILVRGVLMHRWAERDGTYAGLVEQRSAALATLPGRTAG